The following DNA comes from Nitrososphaerales archaeon.
ACTCGGACATTAAGGTATGCTGGGATTAAATTTGGTATGCAATGCCTTGACCTTGGTTGTGGTACTGGTAATACTACTTTATTGCTAGCTGATCTGGTAGGTAAAAGTGGTAAGGTTTTTGGCCTCGACATAAACGAGAACAGCATAAATATATGCAAAAGAAAGGCTGCAAAGAAGAGGTTCAAAAATGTTAAATTTGTAACAGGAGATGTTTACAATACCAAATTTGAGAATTCAATGTTCGATTGTGTATTCTCTAGGTTTCTGTTTCAACATCTAAGAGATCCTCAGAGAGCCTTAGAGGAAATGATCAGAGTAACTCGTAGAGGTGGAATCATAGCAGTAGAAGAATTGGATCACGGTTCATGGCTATCTTATCCTTATGACCATAACTTAGAAAAACTTCGACGAAGTTATGTAAAGATATTAAAGCATAACGGATCCGATCCATATATTGCCAGAAAACTTTACAAATTTTTTCTAGAAAAGAATTTGAAACCGAAGGTTGAAGCATATTCCGTATGTGTTCCAATGAGCAATAAAGCTTACAATATGGTTGGCGTATTCATGGCAGAAGTCCTTGAAGAAAAAATTATTCAAAATGGAATTATGTCTAAGGTAGAATTTAAGACAATGCTTGAAGGGTTAAGGCAATATACTAGAATACCCTATGGTATGGTTCTTTACGCCCTCTCATTCAGGCTTTGGGGCAACAAATAGCAACTATACATATTCTATGGTCAGTTGTAATGTCTCATCGCAGTTTAATGTTTCTGACAATATGGTAAATATTCATTAATTTTACTAAAAATAGGAAATACTTTATTAGTCACGAGGAGAAAATCTAATGAATGGAGAAGTTAATATAGATTTCTCCAAATAAGGGAACTCAAATGGGGCTATTGGTACAAAACAGGAGGGGTGTATCTGATCAGGAATATCTATTATGAATCTAGAGATAATACTAATTTTAGTATTCTAATTCGATACTTTAGAGTTCTGCTCTATTATGCGAAAGCACGTTCAAATGTTTACATATTTGCATTTGCAACAATGGTATCACTGATACTTGGTTCGCACGGATCCTTGGATCCATTTGTCGCACTGCGTGCGGTGCTAGCTAGCTACTTTTTGGCACTTGCAACTTATACCTACAATGATATTACTGATTTTGATGTGGATAGGATAAATAGGTCAAATCGACCGATCGCTGCTGGCAAATCTACAAAGAATGAACTAGTCATCGTAGTGTCCTTTCTATACGGTTCTGCGTTGATACTGGCACTTTCCATAAACTTGAACACCGCTTTAGTTGCGTCAATTTTCACGGCACTAGGTATTGCATATTCACATCCTTCAGTAAATCTAAAAGACAAGTTTCCATTGAAAACAATGGTAACATCTATAGGAGCTGCATTGTCATCGATTATAGGAGGAATTGCTGTTTCAAATATTTCTATACCTGTAATATATGCTGCACTGCTGTTCTTTGCATTCTTTTTCATTTTGGGGCCTCTAGGGGATATTGCAGATTTAAGAGGAGATAGAGCTGTTGGTAGACGTACTTTTCCTATAGTAATTGGAATCAAACAAACCATTATGTTAATGATGTCAGTACCAATTGCAATAGCAGTAATGACTATATCGGCACATGATATAATAGGCATGCATGCACTTGGGGCCTACGTTACTGTTGGTGTATGTTTTGGTACGATGGCGTTGCTTTATTATGTAAGCAAAAAAGCAGAAGATACTGCTAGGGTTATATCTATCAGACCTAAGATGAGATTCTTTTTTGTTTTGCTGCAGCTGTCACTGCTGTTAGGATTCCTGTAACTTTTGCGACTGTTCGGCGAATTTGGTACCCACTATTCGGGCAACGTTACTGTCTACACTGCTTTCTAGAACCTTCGCAATATCGTCTGACGCATTACTCCATAGCTTTTGATAAAAGTTCGACATTAAACTGCAAGTATTTTCATTCTTTATGAAGATAACGCTATTGAAGCTACGCGGGTTATTCCAATCTATCAATTCTACACCTACTTCTTGCCCATCAAACATTATCATAGAGAAGGGGATTTTCGTTAATCTCCTACTAACGCTACCTGGATACCATGGATTTGTTGCCACAGTCATACGTTCATCTCTATGTTTATCTATCATCATTAGACGCCGGTTCTCCATCTCTACATATTGTTTCACCAAACTTACATCAGCTAATACTTTGACGTTAACGCCAGATTTCGCCTTACGAAGAATGTTGTTTATTATTATTTCATTCATAAACCTGGTGGCGAGTAAGATTTCGTTTTTACAGAATTCAGCTCGTTCGACAATTGCGGAAACCATATCTTCATAGGTCCAAATTATTTCAATCTTTGTTGACGTATTAATGGCAAGACTCGATCCTGTTAACTTGCTAACAAAATTAGCAATCTCGTCCTCAGAGAACTGTTTCGTCTGTTTTAACGTATCAACCATCTTCAGCTGCTTTGCATTCCTTACCTGTTCCAACAACCCTATCAGGTGTTGTGTATGTACAAAAGTTCCCAATGTAGTATGGATATACATATCTCCAGACTTGTCAATAAGGCCTACATCTACCAGCTGCTTTAGCCTAGTATAATATTGCTTTCTTGTAAGCCCTATCTTTTGCGGAGTATCGGTTTCAGCCTTCAAACCATCTTTGGCAAGCAGGAAAATTGAGAGCGCATCTTTCTTTGATAGTATAGACAGCAAATTAACGGTTTTATTCACTAATTCATGGTCTAATACCTGTTCCATTGACCTTTCCACGACATCCGTTATCTTAACATGTTTATAAGATTTTGTCTTTTCTGTGATCAACATTTCTTGTTTACAATTTGTTTACAATTATTTTTAAGATCAAGTTGATCTTAGATCTATATTTCAAAACAGTGTTTAATGCTTTATGCAAAACCTCTGTAGTTCGTGATCAATTAAATCCGTAATTCTTGTAGATATTGTTGATTATATAACAAAAGATATGTAATATATCCTATCGAACAGGTTATGCTTTTATTATCACATTCTGCAGAGTTAGCAGATTGGACGCATTAAGCAAGATAATGCTTTCATCGATCTATGCACATACACTTGACGGTAGGGATGTGTTCACTAGCGTTAGGGAGCGAACAGAAGCAAGCAATGATGTATTGGGTAAGCGATTAACTGAACTTGCTTCTTTGGGCATGGTAGAGGAAGATACAATGTGCCTTACTGATATTGGTAGAGACGCATTGAAAGTTGTATTTGCTGGAGGTGTTTTTGATATTATACACCCTGGGCATATTCACACGTTGAGATCAGCAAAAGCACTGGGAGATATCTTAGTGGTAGTAATTGCAAGAAATACTACTGCACAGAAGAGCAAGGGCACTCCTCCTATACATGATGAAAAGTTGCGGCAGGAACTTGTTGCCTCGCTCAGATTCGTTGATATAGCAATACTTGGGCATGAGGAAGATATATTCAAAACTGTGGAACTTGTTAAACCAAACGTCATTGCCCTAGGATACGATCAGGTGCATCAGGAGAAACATATAACTGAGGAATGTAAGAAGCGTGGTCTTAACATACAGGTAGTTAGGTTACAATCACCCGTACCGGATCTTAAGAGCTCATCAATCAAGAAAGATCTCGGGCAGTCTCTTTACAAGATCTGACTAGATGCCATGTATTAAATGGGTTTAATTCTTATTGATTTCTTCCTTAGGAATCTTCACTGTTACCTTGACCTTATCGCCATCATCAATATTTACAGCGTCTTTTATCTTGGAAGGAGCAATAACCTCAATAACGCTATCATCATGATGTGTTCGTTCAAGTATTAGCACTGCGCCATCTACCTTATTGTTAACAGTTGCCGGATAGCACTTGACCCATCCATAGGTTCTATTGCCGTCACTGAAACCATCTATAAAGATGGCAGGATATTTGTCTAGCTCTTTCTTTGCTTCAACGTATACACGTTCCGAAAGTTTAATGTTCAAAGTTCCAGGATACGGTTCAAAACCAAGCTTTTCAATGAACTGCTTCTTATACCCTGCCTGCGTCATGTAGTATGCACCCTCACCCATCCCAGATATGGCTACTCCGTTGAACTCGAGATGATCTGGAGCCGAGTCAAGTGCGGATTTCAATGATAGAAATAGTTTTGACATTTGCTCATATCCCTTCTCTGTCACCTTGACACGGAACCCTTGCCCCTTCCTTACCCTGTGAACATAGCCATCGCTTTCAAGGTCAAGAAGGTGTTTTGATGCTGCCTGCTGGGATCGGTCGATGGTTTTTCCAAGCTCCTTGGTCGTTATCTCTATGTAGTTGTACCTTGCTCCTCTCAGCAGCAACTCAGCAAGCGTAAGTATGTGCTGGAGTTTCATCTGGGGCATAGTCTATTATCAGTTAACACCAAGCTCGTTAAATGTTCTCAGCGTAATATCATGTGATTTCTTCGTCTCTGTTATCCTATGCCCGACAACATATTGAATTCCAGCCTTGGAAGCCGCATCTACCAACCTCTGCGTTATTATTCCATCGAGCACAAGATATTTTGCACCATCTCCGTCCTGGAGTTTCTGCACAAGTTCGCTAACCGGCACCCTGAATACCTGATTTAATGAGCTGTCCAGTGCAACCGCCTCTAGAGTTTCATTTATTTCAGAGAAAATTTCTCTAACCTTGCCTGTGATGTTATCACTTTGCCCTTCAACTTTAATGGCACCTCTACTCACTTCTATCTTAACAACATCTTTCAGTATGTCAACGATCTCTTGAGGAGTAAGCTCTTCAACTTCCCTACCTGGCGGAGCTCTTAACACAGTGTCTATCTTTACTGCACCTTCTAGTTCCTTAAGTATAAGGTCGCCTGCTCTGTCACCATCCAAGAACGCAATCACTCTACGCTTATCTTGGCATAACTTTACCACTGGCTCTGCAATCCTTGCGCCTTCTATTGCTATCGCGTTATCGAAACCAGCCCTTAGCAGGTTTATGACATCGGCCCTGCCCTCCACAAGTATTATCCAATCCGATTCAAAGACACCAGAGCCACAGGCTAACTGTTCCCTTCCAAAAGAGGTTAGCTTTCCTGGTTTGGTAGCATCATAAATATCCTTGAGCATCTCCTCACTTTCGCTCATAGTCTTCGTCGCCCATTCCTGCACTATCTTCTTCGCTCTATCAACAATGACCTTCTTCTTGGTTTCCCTAATGTCCTCTATGCCAGCAAGCACAAACTTTGCCTGGAATGGCCCTACCTTGTCTATGCTCTCTATAGCGGCCGCTATCAACGCAGCTGTGGATATGTCGGTGCTCATAGGTATCAGAGCGTCGCCAAGGGTCTTGTCAGCTTTATTCTCCACGTTCACCTCTATTCTTCCCACCTTGGAGACCTTCTGCAGCTCGTTCAGGTTCATCTCAGGACCCAAGAGTCCTTCTGTTTGTCCGAATATAGCGCCTATGATGTCAGCCTTCTCGACTATTCCATCAACCTCAAACTTCATTTTAACATGATACTTTACAATCCCTGCATTAGGCAAATTTTAACCTCCTAAATTAAGTCGTGATTTAAGAGGATTCTGCCTAGATATAAGTGCTTTGAGTTCTCGTTAGGGAATAAATAGATATAGCAATGATTCACGATAAATGGCAGAGTGGTTCTTCCTTACACTGCTGTCAGCTGTGGCATTTTCTGCTCTTGACCTGATGGAGAAACACCTGATCTCACGCAGAATAAAGAGTCCATTAATGCTCGCGATCTTTGTCACAGTGTTTTACCCCATAAATCTGGCAATAATACCAGCTTTCTTTGAGGTTAACTATGCTCTCTTGCCATCGTTGATCAGCTTCGCCATAGGCGTTGGGATGGGCGTTGCTTATTTGCTGTTCATGAAGGCTATACAGGTAGAAGAGATCTCAAGGGTAGTTACTTTACACTATACATACCCACTATTTATCGCACCCATAGCCTTTGTATTTCTGAACGAGGATCTTACTCCCTACAATTATGCAGGTATAGTTCTACTTGTAGCAAGCACGTTTATGGTATCATACAGAGGAGGTGTAAAACGTATACTATATTCGCCGGCGTTGCTGCTCATGACCGCCTTGAACGTCATTATCGCCGTAGAAAATATATTAGCAAAGTACTTGTTTGAGTTTACAAACTTTTGGAGTTTCATCTTCTGGGTTACCGCTGGGATAATTGCGGTGCGTATGTTGATGCTTCTAATACCGAACGTTAGAAAGGAGCTAACGGCTATCAAATTCAAATCCTTGATAGGGTATGGCGTAGCAATATCGCTGCTCTTCCTAGCATCGAACTTGCTCTACTATGGCGCTGTTTCGTTGCAGTTCGTGTCGCTGGTAAGTGCCCTTTCAGCCACACAGCCCATGTTCATACTTGCAATGGCTATAGCCTTAACATATCTAAAACCAGGGTTTGTGTATGAGGAACTTTCTAGGAGGGCTGTGATTTCCAAGTCTATTGCAGTGGTTATGGTATTTGCTGGTTCATACATGATAATGCTAAATTCCTAATTGGGCTTAAGGTCAATGCGCTTACCAACCAATTCCACTACATGTTTAGCAATTGCAGGCGATGCAGTGAGTCCGGGAGATTCTATGCCCATCAGATGTATGAAATTGCTTGGATATTCTTCAATCACAAAGTCTGCATCTAAAACAGAGTAAGAACCAACAAGTTTGGCTCTAATACCAGAATATGCATACCTTAAATCACTGATTTGTATGCTCGAAAGAAACTTTGCTATTGCGTTATAAAACTCATCAGCAGGCGATCTGAACATATCATCTTTGCCCTTCATCTGTTTTGCATTTGGACCCACAAGTATATAACCTTCTAATGATTTTGTCAAATGTATACCCAAGCCAGCACCTCCCAACTGCGGAGCAGGGTAAACCATTGAATTAATTAAATGTCCTTTGCTTTCATCGATAACATAATACTCACCAAGCCATGGTTGTACAGTGAACTTGTTAAAGCCAACCATTGCAGATATTTCATCGCAATAAAGCCCCGCAGAATTTATCACTATGCTGGCATTTATGTCGTTATTACTGGTTTTTATTTTAAACTGCCCATCATTCTTTATAGCAAGAGCTTTTGTGTCAAGTAATAATTTCATCCCTTTCCTTTCTGCCCTTTCCGCAAGTTTCTGGCATAATACTTTTGGCAGCGTTATACCTCCAGTAGGAGCAAAAAGTCCTTCTTTCGCAGTAACGTATGGTTCTATGCCCTTTATCTCCTCCTTAGTAAGAAATTTCACATCTTCAACACCATTTAGATCTGCACGCCTCATCAATTCCTCCAGAATTTTTATCTCATCATCAAATGCCACAACAACGGTTCCTGATCTTTTACATGGGACACCTAGTTGCTTGCATAGCTGATACATCATTTTATTACCCTCAACGCAAAACCTAGCCTTCTTGCTTCCAGGCTTAAGATTTATGCCAGAGTGTATTACACCAGAATTGCTGCCGCTTGCACCAGCAGCTACTTTATGCTCCTGTTCAATGCAAACCACATTAACTTTATAGCTTGAGAGTTCATTCGCTATACACAGTCCAATCACACCAGCACCTATTATCGCAACATCATACTTCATAATTCAGATTGTTTGCATGTATAATAATAACAATACCATCATGTTAGCTATATCCAAGAAGCAAAACGACCCTTGTATATTTGGCTAACATCGGAAAGGTACTTTGAATAGATCATCATTTCTTCTATATGTCTGATCTTGCCTTTCGTTATTTCCAATAACGTCTTTTTGTAAAACATATCAACGTTATTTCCCTTATACTGTAATAATGTAAGGATCTTGTGTGTAAGATATCTGCCCTTCCTGTCCATGTCAAGCATAAGTATCACCTTGCTTTCTTTCTCCAGATTGTCCGCCAGCTTGTTTATTCCCCTGAAGTTGTTTATAGTGACGACATTGCCTCTGAAACCAACAGAGGCCAAGGCACTGACATCTCTCTTTCCTTCAACTACAACGATAGCTCCGTTCTCCGATTCTTCGTTGAGCATATTTACAAACTTCTGAACCTTCTGAACCTCGTCCTGATCTATTCGTGCCATTAGCCCCTTTACTTAACATTAAAGCAATTTAACACTATCTTTCGTGAACAAGTTTAGAGTAGAATGATTATTAGATATGCTCTTCATTAACATACGTGGCATCCATAGAGGTAGGCGCTATAATAGCATCTATACCTGCATTGCTTGGAATATGGATCATAGTATCTATACCCGTTTACCTTGCCGCGAAAGTGGTTACCAGCGGCAGGGCGAAGTTTACGCAAGCAATGGGCGTGACCATTCTAGGACCACTGTCATACCTTGCAGTTGTATTTGTATCACCAGCTATACTTGGTGCCATATTTGGAGCGCTTGCAAGCATCCTTGCGGTCATACTAGCTCTCATCGTATGGCTCTGGGTTTACAAGGCAAGTTTCAAAACCGGCTGGTTAGCTGCTCTGGGAATAGCTGTGCTGGCACTAATAGTGTTCATCGCAGCAAGTTTCATAATCATGCTTACGCTTGGCATGTTAATGCCTGATATACGACAACCTGTACTGCCAACACCCCTACAACAGGTGTAAGAACTATCAAATATGGAATATGTTCAAATGAGTCTTCATGAAAAGATTGCTTGTTATACAAAATGCCCGTTGCGAGCATTTAGGATCACTACAATCAATGTTTGAAAGTGATAATTTTAGAATTGAGAGGTTTGTTGCTACTAATGACAGTCTACCCAAAGAAATAGAAGGATATAATGCCTTGATCATTCTTGGCGGCCCTGCTGGAGTATACGATGATTATGAATATCTTAGAAATGAAGAGAAACTGATTCGAGATGCCATAAGAAAAAACATAGCAACACTTGGCATTTGTCTGGGCTCACAGTTGATTGCAAAGGCAGTTGGCGGTAGAGTGTATAAAGGTCCTAGGAAGGAAATTGGTTGGTATCCTGTTGAGATAACAGACGAGGGTAGGAACGATATCTTCAAGGGCTTGAAAAGAAATATCGTGGTCTTTCAATGGCATGGTGACACATATGATTTACCGAGAAACGCAGTTACGTTGGCAACATCAGAACTTTATCCTATACAGGCATTCAGGATAGGAAATGCAATAGGTATACAGTTTCATCTGGAGGTTTCAAAGGAAATGGTAATGGACTGGATTGGACAGTATAAATCAGAATTGGAATCTGTAAGTCACTATATCTATGTAAATGACATAACTAAGGTCCTCGACACTAACATTAATGCTTTAAATGAGTATGCCCGGGTGCTATATCAGAATTTTAGGAAGATGTTCATATAGATTAGAATTTGTTCAATTGCGTTAGGTAAGTGCAGTACTTGCCAGCTTTGAATGGCTTCAAGGAGAAAGGAAGCACACTATACGTTATTGAACGGAAAGTATCTGACGGATACCGAAGATCTTCTAAGGAGATTATGTGCAGACATCGGAAAAGCTGGAGTCCAGCTTTACAGATTGTCAGAACTACAGATGCTAAAGGAGGTACAACGCTCGCGCCGCAAGAGTTTGACGAAATTCGTTGCAGCGCTTGAAGAAGAAAATCGCAAGTTTAATCTAGCCACAGAATTTAGCATAGTTAATTTGTATACAAATTTCCACGAATATTTAGATACATGCATTGATTGTCATTAAGAATGCAGAAACCGTCAGGGATCTTGTTTAAGATGGAGCGATTTCTTACCTTATAATGACATACTCCTTAGGCACTAAACTTATATAAAAACAAGGCTTTGCATTATAGCGCAAGGGATACTACATGGTGGCCGTAGAAAAGATATTCAAAGGCAATATGTCTGGTAAAGACAAGGTCATAACAGAGGAACAGGCGAAGCAGATCCTTACGGAATATGGTGTTAAAGTCCCCCCATATGCTCTTGTAAATTCAGAGGATGAGGCGGTAGCACAGGCAAAGAAGATGGGGTTTCCGTTGGTCATGAAGATAGTGTCGCCTCAAATCTTGCATAAGACAGATGTTGGTGGTGTTAAAGTAGGTGTTTCAACCGAAGATGAGGTTCGGAACGTATTCAATGACATGTATGGTAGGCTTTCTGGCAAGTACAATGTGAAGGGCGTGCTTCTTGAGAAGATGGTTCCATCCGGAGTTGAATTGATAGCTGGATTGCAGTACGACGATCAGTTCGGCCCAGTAATAATGGCTGGTCTAGGCGGCATCTTCACCGAAGTTTTCAAGGACGTATCATTCAGGATGCTTCCCATAACGAAGGAAGATGCTAAATCAATGCTTAATGATTTACAGGGCAAAAAGATACTGCAGGGCTTCAGGGGTTCAAAGCCCATTGACATGGAGATGCTTTCAGATGCATTGGTCAGGATTGGAAAGTTGGGAACGGACATGGCAGCATATTATGAAAGTGTTGATTTTAACCCTATAACGGTCTATCCTGATAGTTACTACGTTGTCGATGCAAAGATTTTGCTAAGGGATAAACCCATAGAAAATCCCATTTCTAAAGCAGAGGCTAATTCAAACTTCATGGAGAAGTTCTTCTATCCTAGATCTATAGCTCTGGTAGGTGCTTCTGCTACGCCTGGAAAGATAGGCTATTCTGTTCTTGATAGTCTGGTTAATCATGAGTACAAGGGCGAGGTCTATCCAATTAATCCCAACAGGGATGAAATAATGGGCATCAAATGTTACAGATCGCTTGAGGATATCAAGAAGCCCGTTGACCTTGTTGTTGTATGTGTCGATGTTTTGCAAACGCCTGCCTTGATGGAAACATGTGCAAAGCTTGGAATCCATAACGTTTTGATCATATCTGGAGGCGGTAAGGAGCTTGGAGGAGAGAGAGCAGAAGCGGAGAGGAAGATAAAGGAACTTTCCAACAAATACCAGATACGCGTCGTCGGACCTAATTGCATTGGTATGTTCAATGCTGAGAATAGGTTAGATGCTGCCTTCCAAGGTCACAGCAGGATGTTAAGGCCTCCACTGGGACCCATCGCATTTCTTACCCAAAGCGGTACCATAGGTATAAGTTTCATGGAAACTGCAGAAACTTTTGGAATGAGTAAAATGGTAAGTTATGGGAATAGATCTGATGTTGACGAGGCAGATATGATATGGTACTTGGCACAGGATCCCAGTACAAGAGTAATCGGATTGTACGTTGAAGGCCTTGGCGATGGAAGAAAGTTTGTTAATACTGCTAAACGGGTAATGAAGGAGAAGGGTAAACCCGTCGTTGTTCTCAAGAGTGGAAGGAGTGCGCGAGGGGCAAAGCAGGCTGCCTCGCATACAGGCTCATTGGGAGGAACTTATACAGTTGTAAAGGGAGCATTTGATCAGGCTGGAATAATCTCTGTTGATAGTTACTCTGAACTGGCTGGCGTAGTTAAAGCATTGGCATGGCAGCCCGTTCCGAAGGGAAATAGGGTTGCATTGGTTTCCAATGGAGCTGGCCCAATGATAGCTGCGATAGACCTGTTTGAGAGGTATGGCTTGGAGGTAGCAAACCTTGAAGAGAAAACACTTAAGGAGATGAAGGAGCATTACCCTCCAACATTCCCGACCGGCAACCCTATGGATGTGACGGGTTCGGCTGTTGCTGCTGACTATCAATACGCCATACAGAAGTTCACGGAGGATCCCAATGTTGACATCATCATGCCTTGGTTTGTTTTCCAAGACGATCCGTTAGAGGAAAGCGTAGTTGATGTTTTGGCAGAGTTCCAAAGGCAGGCAAAAAAGCCTATTCTAATAGGATGCATTGGAGGACCATTTACTGAGAAGATGTCAAAGGCTATAGAGGAGAAACATATACCTGTTTATCACGAAGTTGGCCCGTGGGTGGTAAGTGCAAGTGCACTTGTGAAATGGAGTAGAATAAGGTCCCAGCATTAGAGATCCCTTGT
Coding sequences within:
- a CDS encoding NAD(P)/FAD-dependent oxidoreductase, whose amino-acid sequence is MKYDVAIIGAGVIGLCIANELSSYKVNVVCIEQEHKVAAGASGSNSGVIHSGINLKPGSKKARFCVEGNKMMYQLCKQLGVPCKRSGTVVVAFDDEIKILEELMRRADLNGVEDVKFLTKEEIKGIEPYVTAKEGLFAPTGGITLPKVLCQKLAERAERKGMKLLLDTKALAIKNDGQFKIKTSNNDINASIVINSAGLYCDEISAMVGFNKFTVQPWLGEYYVIDESKGHLINSMVYPAPQLGGAGLGIHLTKSLEGYILVGPNAKQMKGKDDMFRSPADEFYNAIAKFLSSIQISDLRYAYSGIRAKLVGSYSVLDADFVIEEYPSNFIHLMGIESPGLTASPAIAKHVVELVGKRIDLKPN
- a CDS encoding methyltransferase domain-containing protein, translated to MKYALGNTNREVERLDIQASIFEKETTRTLRYAGIKFGMQCLDLGCGTGNTTLLLADLVGKSGKVFGLDINENSINICKRKAAKKRFKNVKFVTGDVYNTKFENSMFDCVFSRFLFQHLRDPQRALEEMIRVTRRGGIIAVEELDHGSWLSYPYDHNLEKLRRSYVKILKHNGSDPYIARKLYKFFLEKNLKPKVEAYSVCVPMSNKAYNMVGVFMAEVLEEKIIQNGIMSKVEFKTMLEGLRQYTRIPYGMVLYALSFRLWGNK
- a CDS encoding EamA family transporter, with protein sequence MAEWFFLTLLSAVAFSALDLMEKHLISRRIKSPLMLAIFVTVFYPINLAIIPAFFEVNYALLPSLISFAIGVGMGVAYLLFMKAIQVEEISRVVTLHYTYPLFIAPIAFVFLNEDLTPYNYAGIVLLVASTFMVSYRGGVKRILYSPALLLMTALNVIIAVENILAKYLFEFTNFWSFIFWVTAGIIAVRMLMLLIPNVRKELTAIKFKSLIGYGVAISLLFLASNLLYYGAVSLQFVSLVSALSATQPMFILAMAIALTYLKPGFVYEELSRRAVISKSIAVVMVFAGSYMIMLNS
- a CDS encoding adenylyltransferase/cytidyltransferase family protein — protein: MDALSKIMLSSIYAHTLDGRDVFTSVRERTEASNDVLGKRLTELASLGMVEEDTMCLTDIGRDALKVVFAGGVFDIIHPGHIHTLRSAKALGDILVVVIARNTTAQKSKGTPPIHDEKLRQELVASLRFVDIAILGHEEDIFKTVELVKPNVIALGYDQVHQEKHITEECKKRGLNIQVVRLQSPVPDLKSSSIKKDLGQSLYKI
- a CDS encoding toprim domain-containing protein encodes the protein MARIDQDEVQKVQKFVNMLNEESENGAIVVVEGKRDVSALASVGFRGNVVTINNFRGINKLADNLEKESKVILMLDMDRKGRYLTHKILTLLQYKGNNVDMFYKKTLLEITKGKIRHIEEMMIYSKYLSDVSQIYKGRFASWI
- a CDS encoding type 1 glutamine amidotransferase, with the protein product MKRLLVIQNARCEHLGSLQSMFESDNFRIERFVATNDSLPKEIEGYNALIILGGPAGVYDDYEYLRNEEKLIRDAIRKNIATLGICLGSQLIAKAVGGRVYKGPRKEIGWYPVEITDEGRNDIFKGLKRNIVVFQWHGDTYDLPRNAVTLATSELYPIQAFRIGNAIGIQFHLEVSKEMVMDWIGQYKSELESVSHYIYVNDITKVLDTNINALNEYARVLYQNFRKMFI
- a CDS encoding acetate--CoA ligase family protein, which gives rise to MVAVEKIFKGNMSGKDKVITEEQAKQILTEYGVKVPPYALVNSEDEAVAQAKKMGFPLVMKIVSPQILHKTDVGGVKVGVSTEDEVRNVFNDMYGRLSGKYNVKGVLLEKMVPSGVELIAGLQYDDQFGPVIMAGLGGIFTEVFKDVSFRMLPITKEDAKSMLNDLQGKKILQGFRGSKPIDMEMLSDALVRIGKLGTDMAAYYESVDFNPITVYPDSYYVVDAKILLRDKPIENPISKAEANSNFMEKFFYPRSIALVGASATPGKIGYSVLDSLVNHEYKGEVYPINPNRDEIMGIKCYRSLEDIKKPVDLVVVCVDVLQTPALMETCAKLGIHNVLIISGGGKELGGERAEAERKIKELSNKYQIRVVGPNCIGMFNAENRLDAAFQGHSRMLRPPLGPIAFLTQSGTIGISFMETAETFGMSKMVSYGNRSDVDEADMIWYLAQDPSTRVIGLYVEGLGDGRKFVNTAKRVMKEKGKPVVVLKSGRSARGAKQAASHTGSLGGTYTVVKGAFDQAGIISVDSYSELAGVVKALAWQPVPKGNRVALVSNGAGPMIAAIDLFERYGLEVANLEEKTLKEMKEHYPPTFPTGNPMDVTGSAVAADYQYAIQKFTEDPNVDIIMPWFVFQDDPLEESVVDVLAEFQRQAKKPILIGCIGGPFTEKMSKAIEEKHIPVYHEVGPWVVSASALVKWSRIRSQH
- a CDS encoding UbiA family prenyltransferase, translated to MVSLILGSHGSLDPFVALRAVLASYFLALATYTYNDITDFDVDRINRSNRPIAAGKSTKNELVIVVSFLYGSALILALSINLNTALVASIFTALGIAYSHPSVNLKDKFPLKTMVTSIGAALSSIIGGIAVSNISIPVIYAALLFFAFFFILGPLGDIADLRGDRAVGRRTFPIVIGIKQTIMLMMSVPIAIAVMTISAHDIIGMHALGAYVTVGVCFGTMALLYYVSKKAEDTARVISIRPKMRFFFVLLQLSLLLGFL
- the dnaG gene encoding DNA primase DnaG is translated as MPNAGIVKYHVKMKFEVDGIVEKADIIGAIFGQTEGLLGPEMNLNELQKVSKVGRIEVNVENKADKTLGDALIPMSTDISTAALIAAAIESIDKVGPFQAKFVLAGIEDIRETKKKVIVDRAKKIVQEWATKTMSESEEMLKDIYDATKPGKLTSFGREQLACGSGVFESDWIILVEGRADVINLLRAGFDNAIAIEGARIAEPVVKLCQDKRRVIAFLDGDRAGDLILKELEGAVKIDTVLRAPPGREVEELTPQEIVDILKDVVKIEVSRGAIKVEGQSDNITGKVREIFSEINETLEAVALDSSLNQVFRVPVSELVQKLQDGDGAKYLVLDGIITQRLVDAASKAGIQYVVGHRITETKKSHDITLRTFNELGVN
- a CDS encoding DUF120 domain-containing protein, yielding MPQMKLQHILTLAELLLRGARYNYIEITTKELGKTIDRSQQAASKHLLDLESDGYVHRVRKGQGFRVKVTEKGYEQMSKLFLSLKSALDSAPDHLEFNGVAISGMGEGAYYMTQAGYKKQFIEKLGFEPYPGTLNIKLSERVYVEAKKELDKYPAIFIDGFSDGNRTYGWVKCYPATVNNKVDGAVLILERTHHDDSVIEVIAPSKIKDAVNIDDGDKVKVTVKIPKEEINKN